Proteins encoded within one genomic window of Microcebus murinus isolate Inina chromosome 8, M.murinus_Inina_mat1.0, whole genome shotgun sequence:
- the MRPL44 gene encoding large ribosomal subunit protein mL44, which translates to MASRLVSLLQQAPHCLLAPKVPTLVPSVRGVKDFRAAFRFQKELERRRLLRCPPPPVRRSEKPNWDYHAEIQAFGPRLQETFSLDLLKTAFVNSCYIKSEEAKRQKLGIEKEALLLNLKCNQELSEQGKSFSQTCLTKFLEDEYPDLPTEGIKGLVDFLTSEEIVCHVARNLAVEQLTLSAEFPVPLPVLQRTFFAVIGALLQSSGPERAALFIRDFLITQMTGKELFEMWKIINPMGLLLEELKKRNISTPEPRLIRQSGSTTVLPLYFVGLYCDKKLIAEGPGETILVAEEEAARVALRKLYGFTENRRPWDYSKPKEDLRAQKTITVS; encoded by the exons ATGGCGTCTAGGCTAGTGAGCCTGCTGCAGCAGGCGCCTCACTGCCTCCTGGCTCCGAAAGTCCCCACGCTAGTCCCGTCGGTTCGAGGAGTGAAGGACTTTCGCGCCGCCTTCCGCTTCCAGAAGGAGTTAGAGCGGAGGCGCCTGCTGCGGTGCCCGCCGCCACCCGTGCGCCG TTCAGAGAAGCCTAACTGGGACTACCATGCTGAAATACAAGCCTTCGGACCTCGGTTACAAGAAACCTTTTCCTTAGATCTTCTTAAAACTGCATTTGTTAATAGCTGCTATATTAAAAGTGAGGAAGCCAAACGGCAAAAACTTGGGATAGAGAAAGAAGCTCTTCTTCTGAATCTTAAATGTAATCAAGAACTATCTGAACAAGGGAAATCTTTTTCACAAACTTGCCTCACGAAATTTCTTGAAGACGAGTACCCCGACTTGCCCACTGAAGGCATCAAAGGTCTTGTTGACTTTCTCACTAGTGAGGAAATTGTTTGCCATGTTGCTAGGAACTTGGCTGTGGAGCAGTTAACGCTGAGTGCCGAATTCCCAGTTCCCTTGCCTGTATTACAGCGCACTTTCTTTGCAGTAATTGGAGCCCTCCTACAGAGCAGTGGACCTGAGAGGGCTGCACTTTTCATCAGG GACTTCTTAATTACCCAAATGACTGGAAAAGAGCTCTTTGAGATGTGGAAGATAATAAATCCCATGGGCCTATTGTTAGAAGAAttgaagaaaaggaatatttCAACTCCTGAACCTAGACTTATTAGGCAGTCTGGAAGCACCACAGTTTTGCCTTTGTATTTTGTTGGCTTATACTG TGATAAAAAGTTGATTGCAGAAGGACCTGGGGAAACAATACTGGTTGCAGAAGAAGAAGCTGCTCGGGTGGCACTTAGAAAACTTTATGGATTCACAGAGAACAGACGGCCCTGGGACTATTCCAAGCCCAAAGAGGACTTGAGAGCACAAAAGACCATCACTGTCAGCTAG